A single region of the Carassius gibelio isolate Cgi1373 ecotype wild population from Czech Republic chromosome A14, carGib1.2-hapl.c, whole genome shotgun sequence genome encodes:
- the LOC128027106 gene encoding uncharacterized protein LOC128027106, whose product MMDDDTEIAVVGIGCHFPGGEGLENFWRVLLHGENCAVQIPNERFNLSQWYDPDESKAGKTYTAKASLINGLNQFDHKFFGITDAESINMDPQHKLLLQCTYRALEDAGIPMEKASGTRTGVFLGLMNKDFELASVRTNPKYIDHSYGTGVSMSIAANRISYIFNFTGPSLTIDCACSSSLVALHFACQAIKQGDCDMAMCGGVSCILEPTIFVGLSKAKMISSDGTSKPFSSKANGYGRGEGCGVILLKPLKKALKDHDHIWGIISKTAVNQDGHTVSPMTKPSMVQQEELLKKIYSTETDLTSVQYIEAHGTGTPVGDPIEAGSISKVIAKARPHKSGPLIIGSVKSNIGHTESAAGVAGLIKVFLMMKHETIVPSLFYSMENSSIDVESLNMKIPTTAEKWISDYKSGRSAGINNFGFGGTNAHAVVRQYVQSKIPSAQLTKTHQYFVVSAASEKSMKNVTEDTAKQIMAGKITDLQSLLYTSACRRSHLKHKYRRVFQTSSLTDLQGKLTDALEKKLVPSKTDSKLVFVFCGNGVTYQGMCKQLLKQEPVFREEISKIETLLQTHRSLNLIEMLETESDISKELSDPQVVQPLLFAIQVAVVNLLKHWGISPDAVFGHSIGEVAAAHCSGLLSLEDAVKVIHCRSSLQSTVTGGKMLVVSNMSVSEVLKVLPTYSGKVCLAAYNSPQSCTLSGDADDIERLHQNLHMSASGKDLFLRTLDVPAAYHSHRMDPIVSKVKDSIGFLQAHDLETELFSTVTGEHFCSSDFITGDYWARNIREPVKFEQAVKSAAKNKRNVIFVEIGPRRSLQRYITETLGNGVTVLSSLQAEKDHKTILAIVSKLFE is encoded by the exons ATGATGGATGATGATACAGAAATTGCTGTTGTTGGCATTGGATGCCATTTCCCAGGAG GTGAGGGACTGGAAAACTTCTGGAGAGTCCTCCTTCATGGAGAGAATTGTGCAGTTCAGATACCAAATGAACGGTTCAATCTCTCTCAGTGGTATGATCCAGATGAGAGTAAGGCAGGAAAGACATACACAGCAAAGGCATCACTTATTAATGG tCTGAATCAGTTTGACCACAAGTTCTTTGGAATTACTGATGCGGAATCGATCAATATGGACCCTCAGCACAAACTTTTGCTGCAGTGCACCTACAGAGCACTAGAGGACGCTGGGATACCAATGGAAAAGGCCAGTGGAACAAGAACAGGAGTATTTTTGG GCCTAATGAACAAAGACTTTGAGTTGGCAAGTGTAAGAACTAATCCAAAATACATTGACCACTCTTATGGTACTGGTGTATCTATGAGCATAGCTGCCAACCGCATCTCATACATATTCAACTTCACTGGCCCCTCACTGACCATTGATTGTGCCTGCTCCTCATCCCTTGTTGCCCTTCACTTCGCTTGTCAAGCCATTAAACAAG GAGATTGTGATATGGCCATGTGTGGGGGTGTGAGCTGCATCTTGGAGCCAACCATTTTTGTGGGTCTTTCCAAGGCAAAAATGATCTCTTCTGATGGCACCAGTAAGCCTTTCAGTAGCAAAGCCAATGGATATGGAAGAGGTGAAGGCTGTGGGGTCATTCTCTTAAAGCCTctgaaaaaa GCTCTCAAAGACCATGATCACATTTGGGGCATCATCAGCAAAACTGCAGTAAATCAAGATGGCCACACTGTTAGTCCAATGACCAAACCATCCATGGTTCAGCAGGAAGAGCTGcttaaaaaaatctactcaacgGAGACTGACCTGACTAGTGTCCAGTACATTGAAGCTCATGGGACTGGGACTCCAGTTGGAGATCCGATAGAGGCAGGTAGTATATCAAAAGTTATTGCCAAAGCAAGACCTCATAAGTCAGGACCACTGATTATTGGTTCTGTTAAGAGTAATATTGGACACACAGAATCTGCAGCAGGGGTTGCAGGGCTTATAAAGGTTTTTTTGATGATGAAACATGAAACCATTGTGCCATCTTTGTTCTACTCAATGGAAAACTCCAGCATAGATGTTGAATCTCTTAATATGAAGATTCCCACCACAGCTGAAAAATGGATCAGTGACTACAAATCAGGGAGGTCTGCAGGAATCAATAACTTTGGGTTTGGTGGAACAAATGCACATGCAGTTGTCAGACAATATGTACAGTCAAAAATCCCCAGTGCTCAACTGACCAAAACACATCAGTATTTTGTAGTTTCTGCTGCCTCAGAAAAATCCATGAAAAATGTAACTGAAGACACTGCAAAACAAATTATGGCAGGCAAAATAACAGATCTACAATCTTTACTTTACACATCTGCATGTAGAAGAAGTCACTTGAAACATAAATACAGGAGGGTATTTCAAACATCATCATTGACAGATCTGCAAGGGAAACTTACTGATGCTTTAGAGAAAAAGCTTGTACCATCAAAGACAGACTCCAagctagtttttgttttttgtggcaATGGTGTTACATATCAGGGTATGTGCAAACAGCTCCTAAAACAAGAGCCAGTTTTCAGAGAGGAAATCAGTAAGATTGAAACACTTTTGCAAACCCATAGAAGTTTGAATCTGATAGAGATGTTGGAAACTGAATCTGACATAAGTAAAGAACTGTCTGATCCACAGGTTGTCCAGCCTCTACTGTTTGCTATTCAGGTTGCTGTTGTTAACCTTCTGAAACACTGGGGCATCAGTCCTGATGCTGTTTTTGGGCACTCTATTGGAGAAGTCGCTGCAGCTCATTGTTCTGGGTTGTTGTCACTTGAAGATGCAGTGAAAGTCATCCACTGCCGCAGTTCTTTGCAAAGTACTGTGACAGGAGGGAAGATGCTGGTTGTCAGTAATATGTCTGTTTCTGAAGTCCTGAAAGTGCTTCCAACTTATTCAGGAAAGGTTTGTTTAGCTGCTTACAACAGCCCTCAGTCTTGCACCCTCTCAGGAGATGCAGATGATATTGAAAGGTTGCATCAGAATTTGCACATGTCAGCCAGTGGAAAGGATCTCTTCCTTCGCACCTTGGATGTACCTGCAGCATACCATAGTCACAGAATGGATCCCATTGTATCCAAAGTGAAAGACAGCATAGGCTTTTTGCAGGCACATGATTTGGAGACAGAACTGTTCTCAACAGTTACTGGTGAACATTTTTGTTCCTCAGACTTTATTACTGGTGACTATTGGGCAAGAAATATTAGGGAGCCGGTTAAATTTGAGCAAGCTGTGAAGTCTGCAGCTAAAAACAAAAGGAATGTGATATTTGTTGAAATTGGCCCAAGAAGATCTTTGCAGCGGTACATCACTGAGACTCTGGGAAATGGTGTCACTGTGCTTTCCTCACTGCAGGCAGAAAAAGATCACAAGACAATACTTGCTATTGTTTCTAAATTGTTTGAG